One segment of Solanum lycopersicum chromosome 1, SLM_r2.1 DNA contains the following:
- the LOC101267347 gene encoding A20/AN1 zinc finger protein SAP4 isoform X1: protein MEQNDTGCQAPQAPVLCVNNCGFFGTAATMNMCSKCYKDMIFKQEQANFAASSIESFVNGSSNASVKAVDVAVTVQEGPAESLVIPTQVAVPVESEQVEKAKEGPNRCSTCRRRVGLTGFNCRCGNLFCSAHRYSDKHECPYDYRKAGQDAIAKANPVVKAEKLDKI from the coding sequence ATGGAACAAAATGATACAGGCTGCCAAGCTCCTCAAGCTCCTGTCCTTTGTGTTAACAATTGTGGGTTTTTTGGTACTGCAGCAACAATGAACATGTGCTCAAAGTGCTACAAGGATATGATATTCAAGCAAGAACAAGCAAACTTTGCTGCTTCATCTATTGAAAGCTTTGTAAATGGAAGTTCAAATGCTAGTGTGAAAGCTGTTGATGTTGCTGTCACCGTGCAGGAAGGTCCTGCAGAGTCCCTGGTTATACCCACACAAGTCGCGGTACCAGTAGAGAGTGAACAAGTTGAGAAGGCTAAGGAGGGGCCAAACAGGTGCAGCACCTGTAGGAGACGAGTTGGTTTGACCGGCTTCAACTGCCGATGTGGGAATCTTTTCTGCTCAGCTCATCGCTACTCAGACAAACATGAGTGTCCATATGATTATCGCAAGGCTGGTCAAGATGCTATTGCGAAAGCCAACCCAGTTGTTAAGGCTGAAAAGCTTGACAAAATATGA
- the LOC101267843 gene encoding protein gar2 — translation MGSGDREDDRTFRVNFTAEGFAKLRERVNEKLKEFMGDYTDDTLVEYVIVLLKNGRRKEEARNELNVFLGEDSVSFVDWLWDHLGSNIDLYVQRKDYDTGGTKTKPAIAEQPAKNDMHHQDTVADKEKLNKSKSRTRREWKGLVSDGHPSLRSSLAENIPEEEAHRKVGHAKRSLSPQPEHVRKRSRPEEKPKKRESSSQTTVAATRRLLQFAVRDAVATNRTSSSTLAPSPSLKRLRSVVSTSVEDSSLPERPQRIRSVARAPTALATAIRAVAEAAKDVTKVRSSGNVFDRLGRAGDVPDHSIPSLDESRQAVAEDVQDQSFADASEAYSTYLHRSDYSGKHIGKSMLHDDAVVVYDSASDDEANRGSSAVNRRAFDASRSGAPVKNIGENLLIVEHGIAYNVDDILDKSQKDQAQPTFAPGAPHQPMNIPLSVNTWKSPQYQDARQSFEIENRRSAQSSEGLAEKSDIMLTKESTNPIAVTNGIVKPYVETQKESQKTGFLNHGLYSTGAPTEDADSRTIFVNNVHFAATKDSLSRHFNKFGEVLKVVILTDAGTGQPKGSAYVEFMRKGSAENALSLDGTSFMSRILKVVRKSSATPEAASGTVWPRVARGGPFAVSRFGRVPFPRGSPTLYRSRLPIRPGARSMQWKRDAQPTSTDNSGLATPSSKAVPSPIPRSMTYVRTESKTNGNSTAA, via the exons ATGGGGAGTGGAGATAGAGAAGATGATCGGACATTTAGGGTTAATTTCACCGCTGAAGGATTTGCGAAGCTCCGGGAACGAGTTAATGAGAAACTCAAGGAGTTCATGGGTGACTACACGGATGATACTCTTGTG GAATATGTCATAGTCTTGTTAAAAAATGGTAGGCGTAAAGAAGAAGCAAGAAATGAATTGAATGTTTTTCTTGGAGAAGACAGTGTCTCCTTTGTTGATTG GCTATGGGATCACCTGGGATCAAATATAGATCTGTATGTGCAACGAAAGGATTATGATACAGGAGGGACAAAAACGAAACCTGCTATTGCAGAGCAGCCTGCAAAGAATGATATGCACCACCAGGACACTGTTGCTGATaaagagaaattaaataaatctaaAAGCCGTACTCGAAGGGAGTGGAAAGGGCTTGTTAGCGATGGACACCCTTCTCTACGTAGTTCTTTGGCCGAAAACATTCCCGAGGAGGAAGCTCATCGAAAAGTTGGTCATGCAAAGCGATCCCTATCCCCTCAGCCAGAACATGTGAGAAAAAGAAGCAGACCTGAAGAAAAGCCAAAAAAG AGGGAAAGCAGTAGTCAAACAACAGTTGCTGCTACTCGGAGGTTGCTGCAATTTGCAGTAAGAGATGCCGTGGCTACTAATAGGACATCCAGTTCCACTCTAGCTCCCTCACCTTCACTAAAGCGTCTTCGCTCTGTGGTCTCTACATCTGTGGAGGACTCATCCCTTCCAGAACGCCCACAGAGGATACGGTCGGTTGCAAGAGCACCAACTGCCTTGGCCACTGCTATTAGAGCTGTTGCAGAAGCTGCAAAAGATGTAACAAAAGTTAGATCGTCAGGTAATGTGTTTGATAGGCTGGGTCGTGCTGGAGATGTTCCTGATCATTCAATCCCTTCACTGGATGAATCCAGGCAAGCTGTTGCTGAAGATGTACAAGATCAATCTTTTGCTGATGCAAGCGAGGCGTACTCAACTTACCTTCACAGAAGTGATTATAGTGGAAAGCATATTGGGAAATCTATGTTGCATGATGATGCTGTGGTTGTTTATGATTCAGCATCGGATGATGAGGCTAATCGTGGTAGCAGTGCTGTGAATAGAAGGGCTTTTGATGCCTCTAGATCTGGTGCACCTGTTAAAAACATAGGTGAGAATCTGCTTATAGTCGAGCATGGCATTGCTTACAATGTGGATGATATTTTGGACAAGTCACAGAAGGACCAGGCTCAACCTACATTTGCTCCTGGTGCTCCTCACCAGCCAATGAATATCCCGTTAAGTGTGAATACCTGGAAATCACCTCAGTATCAGGATGCAAGACAGTCATTTGAGATAGAGAATCGGAGATCTGCCCAAAGCAGTGAAGGCTTGGCCGAGAAATCTGATATAATGTTGACAAAAGAGAGCACTAATCCTATTGCAGTTACTAACGGAATT GTCAAACCATATGTGGAGACGCAGAAGGAGTCTCAGAAGACAGGTTTTCTTAATCACG GTTTGTATTCTACTGGTGCACCTACAGAAGATGCTGATTCACGAACCATCTTTGTTAACAAT GTTCATTTTGCTGCTACAAAGGATAGCCTTTCTCGGCACTTTAATAAATTTGGAGAAGTGCTTAAAGTGGTAATCCTGACTGATGCTGGAACTGGGCAACCCAAAGG GTCAGCTTATGTAGAGTTCATGAGAAAAGGATCTGCAGAGAATGCTTTATCTCTTGATGGAACATCATTCATGTCACGCATTCTGAAG GTTGTGAGGAAAAGCTCTGCTACTCCTGAAGCAGCGTCTGGCACTGTATGGCCTCGTGTTGCGAGAGGTGGTCCTTTTGCCGTTTCTAGGTTTGGTCGGGTCCCTTTTCCTAGAGGCTCTCCCACTTTGTACAGGTCCCGGCTCCCAATCAGGCCTGGTGCTAGAAGTATGCAATGGAAACGAGATGCTCAGCCCACATCGACTGATAACTCTGGTTTGGCTACACCCTCGAGTAAAGCAGTTCCTTCTCCCATTCCTCGGAGTATGACATATGTACGAACAGAATCCAAGACAAATGGAAATTCTACTGCGGCTTAG